In Aestuariibaculum lutulentum, one DNA window encodes the following:
- a CDS encoding LutC/YkgG family protein — protein sequence MSRESILNAVKANKPEALPLPDIDLSVFDEDINLIERFKENIEFVGGRLLELDGLDTLDIEIKALYPEATKIVSCMKESALGTVPVSKDTDPHTLEDIDLTIIKGNYAVAENGAVWVSEDDIIVRALPFITNDLILVVPKNAVNLHMHQVFDAISERERTFGVFISGPSKTADIEQCLVVGAHGAISLTVVLY from the coding sequence ATGAGTAGAGAATCTATATTAAATGCGGTAAAAGCCAATAAACCGGAAGCCTTACCATTACCAGATATCGATTTAAGTGTTTTTGATGAAGACATTAATTTAATTGAACGCTTTAAAGAAAATATTGAATTTGTTGGCGGACGTCTTTTAGAATTAGATGGATTAGATACCCTTGATATAGAAATAAAGGCGTTATATCCTGAAGCAACTAAAATTGTTTCATGCATGAAGGAATCAGCCTTAGGTACAGTTCCTGTTTCAAAAGATACCGATCCGCATACGCTTGAGGACATCGATTTAACCATTATAAAAGGAAATTATGCCGTTGCTGAAAATGGAGCGGTTTGGGTATCAGAAGACGATATTATTGTTCGTGCTTTACCTTTTATTACCAACGATTTAATTTTGGTAGTCCCTAAAAATGCTGTTAATTTGCATATGCACCAGGTTTTTGATGCCATTTCAGAGCGTGAAAGAACTTTTGGAGTCTTCATTTCTGGACCTTCAAAAACAGCAGATATCGAACAATGTCTGGTGGTTGGTGCTCACGGTGCTATCAGTTTAACCGTCGTTCTTTATTAG
- the kduI gene encoding 5-dehydro-4-deoxy-D-glucuronate isomerase — MSVSYESRYASSPQGVKGYDTAQLRNEFLIENLFEADKLNLVYSHYDRFITGGVLPVSKSVSLDAIDPLKAEFFLQRRELGIINIGQTGTVTVDGTVYELNHKEALYVGQGNKEVVFASASADSPAMFYLNSTPAHKAYPTKKIGTDDVEVIELGAPETANARTLRKYIVNSVVDVCQLQMGMTSIKVGSSWNTMPAHVHDRRMEVYFYFEIPEGQSVCHFMGEPQETRHIWMQNNQAVISPPWSIHSGSGTSNYSFIWGMAGENLDYGDMDVCAIPELR, encoded by the coding sequence ATGTCAGTTAGTTATGAATCGCGTTACGCATCGAGCCCACAAGGTGTTAAAGGCTACGATACAGCGCAATTAAGAAACGAGTTTTTAATTGAAAATCTTTTTGAAGCCGATAAACTAAATTTAGTGTATTCACACTACGATCGTTTTATTACGGGAGGTGTATTGCCGGTTTCTAAATCAGTGTCGTTAGATGCTATCGATCCCCTTAAGGCAGAATTCTTTTTACAAAGAAGAGAGCTTGGTATTATTAATATTGGTCAAACAGGAACAGTAACTGTAGACGGAACGGTATACGAGTTAAATCATAAAGAAGCGTTATACGTAGGACAAGGTAATAAAGAAGTGGTATTTGCAAGTGCATCGGCAGATAGTCCTGCAATGTTCTACTTAAATTCAACACCTGCTCACAAAGCATATCCAACAAAGAAAATTGGAACCGATGATGTAGAGGTAATCGAATTAGGTGCTCCTGAAACAGCTAATGCACGTACCTTAAGAAAGTACATAGTAAACAGCGTTGTTGATGTATGTCAATTACAAATGGGAATGACGTCTATTAAAGTTGGAAGTAGCTGGAATACGATGCCGGCTCACGTTCACGACCGTAGAATGGAAGTGTATTTCTATTTCGAAATCCCTGAAGGACAATCGGTTTGTCACTTTATGGGAGAACCACAGGAAACAAGACACATCTGGATGCAAAACAATCAGGCGGTAATTTCTCCACCATGGTCTATTCACTCAGGTTCGGGTACAAGTAATTACTCGTTTATCTGGGGTATGGCAGGTGAGAATTTAGATTACGGCGATATGGATGTTTGTGCTATTCCAGAATTGAGATAG
- the uxuA gene encoding mannonate dehydratase, whose protein sequence is MQETFRWFGVSDSVKLSDIKQAGATGVVTALHHVSNGEVWEVEEIQKVKTLIEDAGLVWSFIESIPIHENIKLRKGDYLQRIENYKQSLRNVAACGIKNVCYNFMPVLDWTRTQLFWKLEDGSTALRFDKVEMAVFEKFIMEREGVEEAYTSEILALAETRFADMSAEEKQALEDNVLKGLPGTVDDLTIPVFKDMIAQYDNLSHADLKANLSFFLNEVIPVCEENGIVMAIHPDDPPMDIMGLPRIIKSEADLTDLVNFIDSPSNGITFCTGSLGANPDNDLPSMIRKFADRIHFLHLRNVKREDDGSFYEDNHLDGSTDMYEVVKAVLEVEKQRNIQLPMRPDHGHQMLSDLENKKAYAGYTAIGRLRGLAELRGLALGISRSNN, encoded by the coding sequence ATGCAAGAAACATTTAGATGGTTTGGAGTCTCAGACTCTGTAAAATTATCAGATATAAAACAAGCAGGAGCAACAGGTGTTGTAACAGCTTTACACCATGTATCAAACGGTGAAGTATGGGAAGTTGAGGAAATTCAGAAAGTAAAAACACTTATTGAAGATGCCGGTTTAGTATGGAGCTTTATCGAAAGTATTCCTATTCACGAAAACATCAAATTACGCAAAGGCGATTATTTACAACGTATAGAAAACTACAAGCAAAGTTTACGCAATGTAGCGGCTTGTGGTATTAAAAACGTGTGTTATAATTTTATGCCGGTTTTAGACTGGACACGCACACAACTGTTCTGGAAATTAGAAGATGGTAGTACGGCGTTACGTTTCGATAAGGTTGAAATGGCAGTTTTCGAAAAATTCATCATGGAGCGTGAAGGGGTAGAGGAAGCTTATACTTCTGAAATTCTGGCTTTAGCTGAGACACGTTTTGCAGACATGTCTGCTGAAGAAAAACAAGCACTTGAAGACAATGTTTTAAAAGGCTTACCAGGAACAGTTGATGATTTAACGATTCCGGTGTTTAAAGACATGATTGCCCAGTACGATAACTTATCACACGCCGATTTAAAAGCGAATTTATCGTTTTTCTTGAATGAAGTCATTCCGGTATGTGAAGAGAACGGCATTGTTATGGCTATTCATCCAGACGATCCGCCAATGGACATTATGGGCTTACCGCGTATCATTAAATCGGAAGCTGATTTAACCGATTTAGTAAACTTTATCGATAGCCCGTCAAACGGCATCACATTTTGTACCGGGTCGTTAGGTGCAAATCCGGATAACGATTTACCAAGCATGATTAGAAAATTTGCCGATCGCATTCACTTTTTACACCTTAGAAATGTAAAACGCGAAGACGATGGTAGTTTTTACGAGGACAATCACTTGGACGGTTCTACCGATATGTACGAGGTTGTAAAAGCTGTTTTAGAAGTAGAAAAACAAAGAAATATACAATTACCAATGCGTCCTGATCACGGCCACCAAATGCTAAGCGATTTAGAAAACAAAAAAGCGTATGCGGGTTATACGGCGATTGGTCGTTTACGTGGTTTAGCAGAATTACGTGGTTTAGCGCTTGGGATTTCAAGAAGTAATAATTAG
- a CDS encoding tetratricopeptide repeat protein, with protein MSSLICGFFSIVLLVSCKEEKKYEAITHDDIFTSTALIPDNHFLGDETCKTCHNTEFEEWQGSHHDKAMQIADSLSVLADFKGETFTSQEVTSRFYRKDSDYYVHTEGPDGTYQDYKIVYTYGLTPLQQYIVQFPNGAYQCLSTAWDSVENKWFNLFPDFRVVHEEWLHWTNKGLNWNTMCSDCHSTNVRKNYDLKADSYDTKYALINVNCEACHGPGKQHVDDVKRLGDAYAPTGTMKMTSRIAPKQLVDECARCHARREQFTENYNYEGTFLDHYFPHLIVEPQYYPDGQILDEDYVYTSFLQSKMYKNDVACNSCHNTHSLKLKMEGNALCTQCHTPTKYNTPEHHKHDMGTESAECINCHMPGRYYMGNDFRRDHSFRVPRPDLSLKYNTPNACVGCHEGKDNTWAWESFQKLYGTVDSLHFSDKLAPGVLGVAHADAGLIDLIHDTSENELVRASALRALSNYDVQQHLDEYIMRLNDASPMVRATSVDVLSNINTNDYINYLLPLLEDPKRTVRVKTFYALAGVSELQIPEKYKASYKKVKKEFDTYLEVNTDFAGGLARKGNYYIKLGNLQQAIFYYEKALEVDNLENNIRLTLANLYYNTGDYKKAEDTFKLIIQQEPDYGSTYYSLALLLAELNREEEAISYLEQTITKMPDNIRAYYNLSLIYDKLNQPNKAESTLAKGLKADPNNESLLYALAYHYLNHNNTNKAKNIAKRLVELYPNNQQYLAFYQQLLAI; from the coding sequence TTGTCAAGCTTAATCTGTGGTTTCTTTTCAATTGTTTTATTGGTTTCTTGCAAAGAAGAAAAAAAGTATGAGGCTATAACTCATGATGATATTTTTACATCTACTGCTTTAATTCCTGATAATCATTTTTTAGGTGATGAAACCTGTAAAACCTGCCATAATACAGAATTTGAGGAATGGCAGGGTTCTCATCATGATAAAGCCATGCAAATTGCTGATAGTTTATCGGTTTTAGCTGATTTTAAAGGGGAAACATTTACCAGTCAGGAAGTCACTTCGCGATTCTATAGAAAGGATAGTGATTATTATGTGCATACCGAAGGGCCAGATGGTACATATCAGGATTATAAAATAGTTTACACCTATGGTTTAACACCATTGCAACAGTATATTGTACAATTTCCCAATGGAGCCTATCAGTGTTTAAGTACGGCATGGGATTCGGTTGAAAACAAATGGTTCAATTTATTTCCGGATTTTAGAGTCGTTCATGAAGAGTGGTTACACTGGACCAATAAAGGATTAAACTGGAACACCATGTGTTCCGATTGTCATTCAACAAACGTTAGAAAAAATTACGATCTTAAAGCTGATAGTTACGATACAAAGTATGCCTTAATTAATGTGAATTGTGAAGCTTGTCATGGGCCAGGAAAACAACATGTTGATGATGTTAAACGGTTAGGGGATGCTTACGCACCAACAGGAACCATGAAAATGACGAGCAGAATAGCACCAAAACAATTGGTTGATGAATGTGCTCGTTGTCACGCCCGTCGCGAGCAGTTCACCGAAAATTATAATTACGAAGGCACGTTTTTAGATCATTATTTTCCGCATTTAATTGTAGAACCCCAATACTATCCTGACGGACAAATTTTAGATGAAGATTATGTGTATACTTCCTTTCTGCAAAGTAAAATGTATAAAAACGATGTAGCGTGTAATAGTTGTCATAATACGCATTCCTTAAAATTAAAAATGGAAGGGAACGCTCTGTGTACGCAATGCCATACACCAACAAAGTACAATACACCTGAGCATCATAAACACGACATGGGAACCGAGAGTGCAGAATGTATTAATTGTCACATGCCAGGGCGCTATTATATGGGAAATGATTTCAGACGCGATCATAGTTTTAGAGTGCCTCGTCCCGATTTAAGTTTGAAATATAACACGCCAAACGCTTGTGTTGGTTGTCATGAAGGTAAAGACAATACATGGGCCTGGGAATCTTTTCAAAAATTATATGGAACGGTAGATTCACTGCATTTTTCAGATAAGTTAGCTCCCGGTGTTTTAGGAGTTGCTCATGCCGATGCAGGTCTGATTGATTTAATTCACGATACCTCAGAAAACGAACTGGTAAGGGCTTCGGCGTTGCGTGCCTTATCAAATTATGATGTTCAACAGCATTTAGATGAATACATTATGCGATTAAATGATGCATCACCTATGGTTCGTGCAACAAGTGTAGATGTGTTGAGTAATATTAATACTAATGATTATATAAATTATTTGCTACCCCTTTTAGAAGATCCAAAAAGAACAGTTCGTGTTAAAACATTTTATGCACTGGCAGGTGTTAGCGAACTTCAAATTCCAGAGAAATATAAAGCCTCTTACAAAAAAGTAAAAAAGGAGTTTGATACTTACTTAGAGGTGAATACGGATTTTGCTGGCGGATTAGCTAGAAAGGGTAATTATTACATTAAACTAGGTAATTTACAACAGGCTATTTTTTATTATGAAAAAGCTCTGGAAGTTGATAATCTGGAGAATAATATAAGATTAACCTTAGCTAATTTATATTACAATACCGGCGATTACAAAAAAGCAGAAGACACATTTAAACTTATTATTCAGCAAGAACCAGATTATGGTTCAACCTATTATTCTTTAGCATTATTATTAGCTGAATTAAATAGGGAGGAGGAAGCCATTTCGTATTTAGAGCAAACCATTACCAAAATGCCTGATAATATTAGAGCCTACTATAATTTAAGCCTAATCTACGATAAATTAAATCAACCTAATAAAGCTGAATCAACTTTAGCAAAAGGTTTAAAAGCAGATCCAAATAACGAGAGTCTGTTATATGCTTTAGCATATCATTATCTGAATCATAATAATACAAATAAAGCTAAAAATATAGCGAAACGATTGGTAGAATTATATCCAAACAATCAGCAGTATTTGGCATTTTATCAGCAGTTATTAGCTATATAA
- a CDS encoding lactate utilization protein B produces MAHAEAAAKFNENEAKVNWHDKALWFVRQKRDKQAHKIQGWEQLRDYASALKANVLSNLDNYLVQFEENAKKNGVTVHWAANAEEHNKIVHSILQKHNAKKIVKSKSMLTEECHLNPFLEANDIEVIDTDLGERIVQLAQEPPSHIVLPAIHKTKEEVDELFQEHLGTKPSGGNPEYLTREARKHLRNKFLQADAAITGVNFAVADTGGFVVCTNEGNADMGAHLAKVHIACMGMEKLIPQEKHLGIFLRLLARSATGQPITTYSSYFNKPEEGKEMHIVIVDNGRTEQLSREDFRRSLHCIRCGACMNTCPIYRRSGGHSYDATIPGPIGSILSPGKDLTKHSSLPFASTLCGSCSDVCPVKINIHEQLYKWRQIIVKDVPQPFVKKNIMKAVGSILAKPKTYDFVGKSTRFMLKNTPKSLINSKINTWGHARDLPEVKGDNFEEWYKKKTEK; encoded by the coding sequence ATGGCACACGCAGAAGCAGCAGCAAAATTTAATGAAAACGAGGCTAAGGTAAACTGGCACGATAAAGCCTTATGGTTTGTAAGGCAGAAACGTGATAAACAGGCGCATAAAATACAAGGTTGGGAACAACTTCGTGACTATGCATCGGCACTAAAGGCTAATGTGTTATCGAATTTAGATAACTATTTGGTGCAATTTGAAGAAAACGCAAAAAAGAATGGGGTTACGGTACACTGGGCAGCAAACGCCGAAGAGCATAATAAAATTGTTCACAGCATTCTTCAAAAACACAATGCCAAGAAGATTGTAAAAAGTAAATCGATGTTAACTGAAGAGTGTCATTTAAATCCGTTTCTGGAAGCCAATGATATTGAAGTTATCGACACCGATTTAGGAGAGCGTATTGTGCAGTTAGCACAAGAGCCACCGAGTCATATTGTGTTACCGGCCATTCATAAAACCAAAGAAGAAGTTGATGAATTATTTCAGGAGCATTTAGGCACCAAGCCAAGTGGAGGAAATCCTGAATATCTAACTCGTGAGGCAAGAAAGCATTTAAGAAATAAGTTTTTGCAAGCCGATGCGGCGATAACTGGTGTTAATTTTGCCGTTGCCGATACCGGTGGATTTGTGGTATGTACCAACGAAGGAAATGCCGATATGGGAGCACACTTAGCTAAAGTGCATATTGCCTGTATGGGAATGGAAAAGTTAATTCCGCAAGAAAAACACTTAGGTATCTTTTTACGTTTGTTAGCAAGAAGTGCTACGGGGCAACCTATAACGACTTATTCATCTTATTTCAACAAACCTGAAGAAGGAAAAGAAATGCATATCGTTATTGTTGATAACGGAAGAACGGAGCAGTTAAGTCGAGAGGATTTCAGACGATCGCTACACTGTATTCGTTGTGGTGCTTGCATGAATACCTGTCCGATTTACAGACGTAGTGGGGGGCATAGTTACGATGCAACCATTCCGGGACCTATCGGCTCTATTTTATCACCAGGAAAAGATTTAACTAAACACAGTTCGTTACCTTTTGCTTCTACACTTTGCGGGTCTTGTAGCGATGTATGTCCAGTAAAAATTAATATTCACGAACAGTTGTATAAATGGCGACAAATTATCGTTAAAGATGTGCCACAACCATTTGTAAAAAAGAACATTATGAAAGCTGTGGGGAGTATTTTGGCGAAACCAAAGACGTATGATTTTGTTGGAAAGTCCACGCGTTTTATGCTGAAAAATACGCCAAAGTCATTAATCAATTCAAAAATTAATACCTGGGGGCATGCCAGAGATTTGCCAGAAGTAAAAGGTGATAATTTTGAAGAATGGTACAAAAAAAAGACAGAAAAATGA
- a CDS encoding glycoside hydrolase family 2 TIM barrel-domain containing protein, translated as MKNNLTNLTLFCFTNLLFAQELPNDLKHYIQNPQVISENKEDTHTTFYSFSSENDALKNNWKTSANYLSLDGLWKFKWVRKPADRPQDFMKPEVDVTGWDDIKVPANWEVEGYGVPIYVNHQYEFADYKAPVSSEITFTDKIYPSNPGQVPFDYNPVGSYRRTFTVSKGWDEKEVFLHIGAMKSGGFVWINGNYVGYSQGSKLPAEFNISKYLKEGENTIALQIFRWTDGSYLECQDFWRISGIERSVYVYAQPKARIKDFEVMATLDGAYTTGLLDLTVAVNNADVKSKTVDVFYEVLDNKGSAVAKGNQSVKVPSDGTINVNLKTQIFNALPWTAETPNLYQVVVTTKEKGNILESTSSKVGFRTVEIKNGLLRVNGQVITLKGVNTQEHNPETGHVVSEEQILKDIQLWKENNINAVRLSHYPQQEKFYELCDIYGIYVVDETNIESHGMYYGDHSLAKVESWEKAHVDRMIRMVERDKNHPSVIIWSMGNEAGNGINFFAGYKAIKAHDKQKRPVQYERSYKDVDGNLFDMDENTDIIVPQYPSPASFENIGRSKTDRPFIPSEYAHAMGNSTGNFQDYWDVIEQHENLQGGFIWDWVDQSIWKTNEKGERYYAYGGDFGEGMPTDNSFLNNGLIFPDRTAHPGLYEVKKAHEFINFKNKGINGDNQVRVLIENLYDFTNLDKFDIKAKIKADGEVLDTFNAGSIAVEPHTGKLVRVPLSNIEFKENTEYFLEIEAILKEDWGILKAGYTVAHEQILLGRKLKWQEEVIATDKAVKVNETKDVLELSGDDFKLVFDKASGKMESYVFAGEELIKDQNGPKLNFWRAPTDNDFGNRMQERNIAWKEASLNYKVASFTTDKSENGKVTVNVTYNLPGVETTFVSVYSVFANGVVKIDNTLNTTTYEADIPRMGMRMQLPKAFSKMTYYGRGPWENYTDRKASAFVDVYDSSVSDQYVPYIRPQENGYKTDVRWAAFANSDNNGLLVVSSVGNKKDLGLSALHMLNEDFDATDGLNYAVEKKVEKHATKDENYSDGMPEVNKSKHTIDIIERDLVQLNIDMDQRGLGGDNSWGAKPQKEYMLTGNHVNTYSFYMIPFKNGNKEKFIELFKSVYTIK; from the coding sequence ATGAAAAACAACTTAACAAACTTAACTCTCTTTTGTTTTACAAATTTACTCTTCGCCCAGGAGTTACCTAACGATTTGAAGCATTACATTCAAAATCCGCAGGTAATTTCAGAGAATAAAGAAGACACACACACAACGTTTTATTCATTTTCTTCTGAAAATGATGCTTTAAAAAATAACTGGAAAACTTCTGCAAACTATCTTAGTTTAGATGGACTGTGGAAATTTAAATGGGTTCGTAAACCTGCAGACAGACCTCAGGATTTTATGAAACCTGAAGTTGATGTGACAGGCTGGGATGATATTAAAGTACCGGCGAACTGGGAGGTTGAAGGTTATGGCGTGCCTATTTATGTAAACCATCAATACGAGTTTGCCGATTATAAAGCTCCGGTTTCAAGTGAAATTACTTTTACAGATAAAATTTATCCGTCTAATCCGGGGCAAGTACCATTTGATTACAATCCGGTAGGGTCGTATAGAAGAACGTTTACAGTAAGTAAAGGCTGGGATGAGAAAGAAGTGTTTCTGCACATTGGAGCCATGAAATCGGGAGGTTTTGTCTGGATTAATGGAAATTACGTTGGGTATTCTCAAGGGAGCAAACTTCCGGCAGAATTCAATATTTCAAAGTATTTAAAGGAAGGAGAAAACACTATAGCGCTTCAAATTTTCAGATGGACAGACGGTTCTTATTTAGAATGTCAGGATTTCTGGCGTATCAGTGGTATAGAACGTAGTGTTTATGTATATGCTCAGCCCAAAGCACGTATAAAGGATTTTGAGGTTATGGCAACCTTAGATGGTGCTTATACTACAGGTTTATTAGACCTTACGGTAGCTGTTAATAATGCAGATGTAAAATCGAAAACAGTTGATGTTTTTTATGAGGTTTTAGATAATAAAGGTTCGGCGGTTGCAAAAGGAAACCAATCGGTAAAAGTGCCTTCCGATGGAACCATTAATGTGAATTTAAAAACGCAAATTTTTAATGCCCTGCCGTGGACAGCCGAAACACCAAATCTATATCAGGTGGTCGTGACGACTAAAGAAAAGGGGAATATTTTAGAATCAACTTCCTCAAAAGTTGGGTTTAGAACCGTTGAAATTAAAAACGGATTGTTACGTGTAAACGGACAGGTTATTACCTTAAAAGGTGTAAATACGCAAGAGCATAATCCTGAAACCGGACACGTGGTTAGTGAAGAGCAGATTTTAAAAGACATTCAGCTTTGGAAAGAAAATAACATTAACGCTGTTCGTTTAAGTCATTATCCACAACAGGAGAAGTTTTATGAATTATGTGATATCTATGGTATTTATGTAGTAGATGAAACCAATATAGAATCACACGGTATGTACTACGGAGACCATTCACTTGCAAAAGTAGAAAGTTGGGAAAAAGCACATGTCGATCGTATGATTCGTATGGTAGAGCGCGATAAAAATCATCCGTCTGTAATTATTTGGTCTATGGGTAACGAGGCTGGAAATGGTATTAACTTTTTTGCAGGTTACAAAGCCATAAAAGCACACGATAAACAAAAACGTCCGGTACAATATGAGCGTTCCTATAAAGATGTCGATGGTAATTTATTCGATATGGACGAGAATACCGATATTATTGTGCCTCAGTATCCGTCTCCAGCGTCTTTTGAAAATATTGGAAGATCGAAAACCGATCGTCCGTTTATACCTTCAGAATATGCTCATGCTATGGGGAACAGTACTGGGAACTTTCAGGATTACTGGGATGTGATTGAACAACACGAAAATTTACAAGGAGGTTTTATTTGGGATTGGGTCGATCAGTCCATTTGGAAAACCAACGAAAAAGGTGAGAGGTATTATGCTTATGGAGGTGATTTTGGTGAAGGCATGCCAACCGATAATTCTTTCCTTAATAACGGACTTATTTTTCCGGACCGTACAGCACACCCTGGATTATATGAAGTTAAGAAAGCACATGAATTTATTAACTTTAAAAACAAGGGCATCAACGGCGATAATCAGGTTAGAGTTTTAATTGAAAATTTATATGATTTTACAAATCTTGATAAGTTCGACATTAAAGCAAAAATTAAAGCCGATGGCGAAGTTTTAGATACGTTTAATGCAGGTAGTATTGCTGTAGAACCACATACAGGTAAATTGGTAAGAGTACCATTGAGTAATATTGAATTTAAAGAAAATACCGAGTATTTTTTAGAGATAGAAGCCATTCTTAAAGAGGATTGGGGTATTTTAAAGGCAGGTTACACGGTGGCACACGAGCAGATTTTATTAGGCAGAAAGCTGAAATGGCAAGAAGAAGTTATAGCAACAGATAAGGCTGTTAAGGTTAATGAAACTAAAGATGTATTAGAACTTTCGGGTGATGATTTTAAATTAGTATTTGATAAAGCTTCAGGTAAAATGGAATCATATGTTTTTGCCGGTGAAGAACTAATTAAAGACCAAAACGGACCAAAACTAAACTTTTGGCGCGCACCAACCGATAACGATTTTGGTAACCGTATGCAGGAAAGAAATATAGCCTGGAAAGAGGCTTCGTTAAACTACAAAGTAGCTTCGTTTACAACAGATAAATCAGAAAACGGAAAAGTAACTGTAAATGTGACTTATAATTTGCCAGGTGTTGAAACAACTTTTGTGTCTGTATATTCAGTATTTGCGAATGGAGTTGTAAAAATTGATAACACGCTAAATACAACAACATACGAAGCCGATATACCTAGAATGGGCATGCGCATGCAATTACCGAAGGCATTTAGTAAGATGACATATTATGGACGCGGACCATGGGAAAATTATACCGACAGAAAAGCTTCAGCGTTTGTAGATGTCTATGATTCTTCAGTATCCGATCAGTATGTGCCGTATATTCGTCCTCAGGAAAACGGATATAAAACCGATGTGCGTTGGGCAGCTTTTGCCAATTCAGATAACAATGGTTTGCTTGTAGTGTCTTCCGTAGGTAATAAAAAAGACTTAGGTTTAAGTGCGTTACATATGCTTAATGAAGATTTTGATGCTACCGATGGTTTAAATTATGCT
- a CDS encoding (Fe-S)-binding protein, with protein sequence MKVGLFIPCYINQLYPQVGIASLELLEKLGVDVEYPLGQTCCGQPLGNSGYEDDSKGTCQLFVENFKNYDYIVGPSGSCVYHVKKHFDILEQTEDVKRVRENTYELCQFIYQVLGKTDLGASFPHKVGIHKSCHGLRGLRLGSCSERMDPHFSTEENLLKEVKGLELKTLNRADECCGFGGTFSVFEEAISVKMGKDRIQDHIDSDVEVITGADHSCLMHLEGLINRNKQPLKVMHIAEILNSSI encoded by the coding sequence ATGAAAGTCGGTTTATTTATACCGTGTTATATAAATCAACTCTATCCGCAAGTCGGCATCGCATCATTAGAACTTCTTGAAAAATTAGGAGTCGATGTGGAGTATCCGTTAGGGCAAACCTGTTGTGGGCAGCCATTAGGAAATTCAGGATACGAAGACGATTCTAAAGGAACTTGTCAGTTGTTCGTTGAAAATTTTAAAAACTACGATTATATCGTAGGACCTTCGGGAAGTTGTGTGTATCATGTGAAAAAGCATTTCGATATTTTAGAACAAACCGAAGATGTGAAACGCGTTCGCGAGAACACCTATGAGTTGTGTCAGTTTATATATCAGGTACTTGGTAAAACCGATTTAGGAGCGTCTTTTCCTCATAAAGTAGGTATTCATAAAAGTTGTCACGGCTTACGTGGATTACGATTAGGTTCATGTTCAGAGCGTATGGATCCACATTTTTCAACCGAAGAAAATCTACTAAAAGAAGTTAAAGGTTTAGAACTTAAAACCTTAAATCGCGCCGATGAATGTTGCGGATTTGGAGGAACATTCTCGGTATTTGAAGAAGCCATTTCTGTAAAAATGGGAAAAGACCGTATTCAGGATCATATTGATAGTGATGTAGAAGTGATTACCGGAGCCGACCATTCGTGTTTAATGCATTTGGAAGGTTTAATCAATAGAAATAAGCAGCCACTTAAGGTGATGCACATAGCAGAAATTTTAAACAGCAGTATCTAA
- a CDS encoding SDR family oxidoreductase, which produces MNLFNLQDKVVLVTGGGGVLGGSMAEYLLHQGATVIILHYKQETVDATVERMKSISKKVDGYLCNVVDETSLQDVSDAVIAKYGKIDVLINAAGGNMPGATVGPTQSFFDINMDDFKKVVDLNLFGSIIPSIVFGKEMVKSKSGVIINISSMAADRAITRVAGYSASKAAIDNYTKWLAVELATKYGDGLRVNAIAPGFFIGNQNRALLLNEDGSYTDRGNTIINNTPMKRFGEADELHGALHYLCSDASKFVTGIVIPVDGGFSAFSGV; this is translated from the coding sequence ATGAACTTATTCAATTTACAAGACAAAGTAGTTCTTGTTACCGGAGGTGGCGGTGTTTTAGGGGGTAGTATGGCCGAATATCTATTACATCAGGGAGCTACAGTAATTATATTACATTACAAACAAGAAACTGTAGATGCAACTGTTGAGCGCATGAAATCTATTAGCAAAAAAGTTGATGGGTATTTATGCAATGTTGTCGACGAGACAAGTCTTCAGGACGTATCTGATGCGGTTATCGCAAAATATGGAAAAATTGATGTGCTTATTAATGCGGCAGGCGGCAATATGCCTGGGGCGACTGTTGGACCAACACAATCATTTTTCGATATTAATATGGATGACTTTAAAAAGGTTGTCGATTTAAATTTATTTGGAAGTATTATTCCTTCTATCGTTTTTGGTAAGGAAATGGTAAAGAGCAAATCGGGAGTGATTATCAATATTTCTTCAATGGCTGCCGACAGAGCCATCACGCGTGTAGCAGGTTATTCAGCATCAAAAGCTGCAATTGATAATTATACTAAATGGTTGGCGGTAGAGTTAGCCACAAAATACGGAGATGGCTTACGAGTTAATGCTATTGCACCAGGATTTTTTATTGGAAACCAAAACCGAGCTTTATTGTTAAATGAAGACGGAAGTTACACAGATAGAGGTAATACAATCATAAACAATACGCCAATGAAACGCTTTGGTGAAGCTGACGAGTTGCACGGAGCATTACATTATTTATGTTCTGATGCCTCAAAATTTGTGACCGGAATTGTTATTCCTGTTGATGGTGGATTTAGCGCGTTTAGTGGGGTTTAA